One region of Ahniella affigens genomic DNA includes:
- the xerC gene encoding tyrosine recombinase XerC produces the protein MNKSRALSIPPAPVSALVSAYLVRLSGERGLSERTVAAYAEDLQRFANWMQTLPRPLDWLQVRAEHVRAFVAAEHRGGLSGKSLARKLSALRSFFDDLIRDGRIGANPARGLRPPKSARKLPSVLDADQLAGFLQLPEDDPLAIRDRAMFELFYSSALRLSELTALRWEHLDAGAGLLRVLGKGNKTRIVPVGSVALAALAAWRTLQQPANDTQAMFTARGEQAISTRNVQARLKTWAQRQGIWQRLHPHLLRHSCASHVLESSGNLRAVQELLGHADIATTQIYTHLDFQHLAKVYDAAHPRARKTSS, from the coding sequence GTGAACAAGTCCCGCGCCCTGTCAATACCGCCAGCGCCCGTCTCGGCCTTGGTCAGCGCCTATTTGGTGCGGCTTTCTGGTGAGCGCGGGTTGTCGGAACGGACCGTGGCCGCTTACGCCGAGGATTTGCAGCGGTTCGCGAACTGGATGCAAACGCTTCCGCGGCCTTTGGATTGGTTGCAGGTTCGCGCGGAGCATGTGCGTGCGTTCGTTGCCGCGGAACATCGGGGTGGCTTGAGCGGCAAGAGTCTGGCGCGCAAGCTCTCGGCGCTCCGTTCCTTCTTTGACGATCTCATTCGTGATGGCCGCATCGGTGCGAATCCGGCGCGCGGCCTGCGGCCACCGAAGTCCGCGCGCAAGTTGCCGTCCGTGCTCGATGCCGATCAGCTCGCGGGATTCCTGCAACTGCCCGAGGACGATCCTCTGGCGATTCGCGATCGCGCGATGTTCGAGCTGTTCTATTCATCAGCGCTCCGCCTGTCCGAGCTCACGGCGCTCCGCTGGGAACACTTGGATGCCGGCGCGGGACTATTGCGCGTGTTAGGTAAGGGCAACAAGACGCGAATCGTGCCGGTTGGCAGTGTGGCGCTTGCTGCGCTGGCCGCTTGGCGCACGTTGCAGCAACCTGCCAACGACACGCAGGCCATGTTCACGGCGCGCGGCGAACAGGCGATCTCGACCCGCAACGTGCAAGCTCGATTGAAAACCTGGGCGCAGCGACAAGGCATCTGGCAGCGGTTGCACCCGCACTTGCTGAGGCATTCGTGCGCGTCGCACGTGCTCGAATCCAGTGGCAACCTCCGCGCCGTCCAGGAGTTGCTCGGACATGCCGATATCGCGACGACGCAGATCTACACCCATCTGGACTTCCAGCATTTGGCGAAAGTCTACGATGCGGCACATCCAAGGGCCCGGAAAACGAGTTCCTGA
- a CDS encoding rhomboid family intramembrane serine protease: MHERPLTNDDPPTRTPITIGLIVLCTAAFFVDATLDHQLLEMFALWPLTGPFAPWQLLTHMFLHGSPEHLFFNMYGFYLFGSPIERAVGRYRYVLLIGTGALTAGLVQLLANAIEQSAAATVGASGALFGLLYVFARLFPKARIVPLIPPIPMPAWLFVLLYALVELYLGFSQADTQIAHFAHLGGLLGGFLVFAGWRLISRRRQLPP, translated from the coding sequence GTGCACGAACGCCCTCTCACGAACGACGACCCTCCTACCCGCACACCCATCACGATCGGTTTGATCGTGCTGTGTACGGCGGCGTTTTTTGTCGACGCCACGCTCGATCACCAGTTGCTGGAGATGTTCGCGCTTTGGCCGCTGACTGGCCCATTCGCACCCTGGCAACTGCTGACCCATATGTTTCTGCACGGATCGCCCGAACACTTGTTCTTCAACATGTACGGCTTCTATTTGTTTGGGTCGCCGATCGAGCGCGCGGTGGGGCGTTACCGGTATGTGCTGCTGATTGGCACCGGCGCGTTGACCGCAGGTCTGGTCCAATTGTTGGCGAACGCCATTGAGCAGAGCGCCGCGGCGACCGTTGGCGCGTCGGGCGCGCTGTTTGGATTGTTGTACGTGTTCGCGCGCTTGTTTCCGAAGGCGCGGATCGTGCCGTTGATCCCGCCGATCCCCATGCCGGCCTGGCTGTTTGTGCTGCTCTACGCGCTGGTGGAGCTCTACCTGGGATTCAGCCAGGCGGACACGCAGATCGCGCATTTCGCCCATCTCGGTGGATTGCTCGGCGGGTTCTTGGTGTTTGCCGGATGGCGCCTCATCAGTCGGCGCCGGCAGCTGCCACCCTGA
- a CDS encoding beta-propeller domain-containing protein produces MNILYRLCWLYALLLSPLLCAQVHVTADQGRAVSEWWYEPESPGWGLILTHSGNRTVMLYAGFDGQGRDVWQVGVGSRSVSAISVELMQSHWDAGTNRVDQQWVAGAVDFRYVGLDRAEATIRQGDSVRTVALARIVSTRQSAVDDYSGLWHNPEVPGFGMALLTQGPVLAVLASAYDGAGAPRWWLGYKLSRPNDPAPFVAKRFRRDCALATCSVTEVLAGSISIRPRNERDLSAHLRLNDGFSPLPNAPVFANFGRYQNIGESASGRVDPSDARPFHSDAALDDYLTLAETASPELPYGCIDFSPAPAGTTVGAAGSGTNTQEVGIDEGDIVARSGDLVVSRSHYTLFSDPPISVSRFNLTRIRSDMPVASHIADLFLPVLHHAESAVVLPAPAGRHRFALLSSNRQTGFGFCAPTLQEWPPETALTVIEVDALGQVSQLWRYIVAARAGALRLQDNALLLTTSASVLTGVNPDGTSWQTFRPTWHFEGGAAAPLLRAENTWLSDFQPGTLGTTVVTVHRLPLAQPDLVKHFSLFSSQGNLYVGPDSVYLSSVRVEPISFTEDNQVMSYRTLTGIHQLDAQDLSWRGSADVAGQLVGDYAGTWAMQERHGTLRVLTNHFQSNSVELLTAAKLTVLAPSATERRLLVTAELPNAARPQPIGRSGEEIRGVRFFGDRLNVVSFRRIDPLYAIDLSDPTDPKIADELEITGYSEYLHQLPSGKLLGFGVEVDPNGSNAWQPEALKLSLFEGNDGGSSLAPIQSFLFGGAYSQLPVLNEPHAVSVFQSSPEDLWFTAPTRLSLPAPPGTYGPMAVLRVRYNLAAGRILEARVIPTSAESNGFDNIYDARTVVFGSQLYYFHEDQVYAAPLASPIEVLPQVL; encoded by the coding sequence GTGAACATCCTGTACCGATTGTGCTGGTTGTACGCGCTATTGCTCAGCCCGCTTTTGTGCGCGCAAGTCCATGTGACGGCAGACCAAGGTCGGGCGGTCAGCGAGTGGTGGTACGAGCCGGAGAGCCCGGGCTGGGGCCTTATTCTCACGCATTCCGGCAATCGCACCGTCATGCTGTACGCCGGGTTCGATGGGCAAGGCCGCGACGTGTGGCAGGTCGGGGTTGGGTCTCGCAGTGTCAGTGCGATCTCAGTTGAGCTGATGCAATCGCACTGGGATGCGGGCACCAATCGTGTCGATCAGCAATGGGTGGCTGGAGCGGTCGACTTTCGCTATGTGGGGCTCGATCGAGCCGAGGCCACAATCAGGCAAGGCGACAGCGTCCGCACTGTGGCGCTCGCGCGCATTGTCAGCACGCGGCAGAGCGCTGTGGATGATTACTCGGGTCTATGGCACAACCCGGAAGTGCCAGGATTCGGTATGGCGCTGCTCACGCAGGGCCCCGTGCTTGCGGTACTCGCCAGTGCGTACGACGGCGCCGGTGCGCCGCGTTGGTGGCTTGGCTACAAGCTCAGTCGTCCCAATGATCCAGCGCCATTTGTTGCGAAGCGATTCCGCCGGGACTGCGCGCTTGCCACGTGCAGTGTGACCGAGGTTTTGGCCGGAAGCATTTCCATCCGACCGCGCAACGAGCGCGACCTCTCCGCGCATCTTCGCTTGAACGACGGCTTCTCACCATTGCCCAATGCCCCCGTATTCGCGAACTTCGGGCGTTACCAGAATATCGGCGAGTCGGCATCCGGTCGTGTTGATCCAAGCGATGCGCGACCGTTTCATAGCGACGCGGCGTTAGATGACTATTTGACGCTGGCCGAGACGGCCTCACCCGAACTGCCCTACGGATGCATCGACTTCTCGCCCGCACCGGCCGGCACCACAGTTGGTGCGGCCGGCAGCGGCACCAACACTCAGGAGGTTGGTATCGACGAGGGCGATATCGTTGCGCGGAGCGGCGACCTGGTGGTCAGCCGGTCGCACTACACCCTGTTCAGCGATCCACCGATATCGGTATCCCGGTTCAATCTCACCCGCATTCGGTCCGATATGCCGGTTGCCAGCCACATTGCCGACTTGTTCCTGCCGGTCTTGCATCACGCGGAATCCGCCGTGGTCTTGCCAGCGCCGGCCGGTCGGCATCGATTCGCGCTGCTGAGCAGCAACCGCCAGACGGGCTTCGGTTTCTGTGCCCCGACGCTGCAAGAGTGGCCACCGGAAACCGCGCTGACCGTCATCGAGGTTGACGCGCTGGGACAGGTCTCCCAGTTGTGGCGCTATATCGTCGCGGCCCGCGCCGGCGCGCTTCGGCTGCAGGACAATGCACTACTGCTGACTACCAGTGCGTCGGTGCTGACCGGCGTCAACCCGGACGGCACCAGTTGGCAGACGTTTCGACCGACTTGGCACTTCGAGGGTGGCGCCGCAGCGCCATTGCTTCGAGCCGAGAACACCTGGCTCAGTGATTTCCAGCCCGGAACACTGGGCACGACTGTGGTGACCGTGCATCGCCTGCCGCTTGCGCAACCAGACCTGGTCAAGCATTTCTCGCTGTTCAGCTCGCAGGGCAATCTGTATGTCGGGCCGGACTCGGTGTATTTGAGCAGCGTGCGCGTCGAGCCCATTTCGTTTACTGAAGACAATCAAGTGATGTCGTATCGGACGCTGACCGGCATTCATCAACTGGATGCACAGGACTTGTCCTGGCGTGGCAGTGCCGATGTTGCCGGGCAACTCGTCGGTGACTACGCCGGTACGTGGGCGATGCAAGAGCGGCACGGCACATTGCGCGTATTGACCAATCACTTCCAATCGAACAGCGTCGAACTGCTAACGGCTGCGAAGCTTACGGTGCTGGCGCCGAGCGCGACCGAGCGTCGACTATTGGTCACGGCCGAATTGCCGAATGCAGCGCGACCGCAACCCATTGGCCGGTCTGGCGAAGAGATCCGCGGCGTCAGGTTTTTTGGCGATCGTCTCAACGTCGTGAGCTTCCGCCGCATTGATCCGCTCTACGCCATCGACCTCTCCGATCCAACGGATCCAAAAATCGCCGATGAACTGGAAATCACCGGCTATTCCGAATATCTGCATCAGCTGCCGAGCGGGAAGTTGCTCGGATTCGGCGTTGAGGTGGATCCGAACGGCAGCAACGCCTGGCAACCCGAGGCGTTGAAATTGAGCCTGTTTGAAGGGAACGACGGGGGTTCTAGTCTGGCCCCCATACAGTCCTTTCTGTTCGGCGGTGCCTACAGTCAATTGCCCGTGCTGAATGAGCCGCATGCCGTGTCGGTATTCCAGTCCAGTCCTGAAGATCTGTGGTTCACGGCGCCGACACGCTTGTCCCTGCCGGCTCCGCCCGGAACCTACGGACCAATGGCCGTGCTCCGCGTCCGCTACAACTTGGCGGCAGGCCGAATTCTAGAAGCGCGGGTGATCCCGACCAGCGCCGAGAGCAACGGATTCGACAACATTTACGATGCGCGAACCGTCGTGTTTGGCAGTCAGCTGTACTACTTCCATGAAGACCAAGTCTATGCTGCGCCGCTGGCGAGCCCAATCGAGGTCTTGCCGCAAGTACTCTGA
- a CDS encoding beta-propeller domain-containing protein — MRVVALICLIIGAGLQSLTATAQTHVTAPNGRVVSEWWYQPSDPGWGLVLTHAGTQTVVLYTGFDANGQDLWQVGVGARSNQRIQADLLQSHWDAANARVDQQFVAGAIDLRYRDADHADLVLTQGGQAKTVQIERVISTRQSSVDDYSGLWHNPAQPGFGMALLTQGPVLAVVATAYDASGDPRWWLGYKLSKPNDPAAFPARRFQKRCQNGSCSVVEASAGNISIQPRSERELSAQLALADGFSQSPNAIVFQDHALYANLGEPASGRERPSDARPFHSDAALEDYYRMVQAATPELPFECLDFSPLPPGATGGPGGSVTSTQETSVDEGDLLARSGDLVVHRVASTVFTSPPITLTEFRMTRIRDDRTEAQTIRILPLPDWQYADSALALPASNGQHRFALLTSNHQNGFAICCPQPVSVTPKTTLTIVRVNADDSVAIEWQYTVEARPGVLRRNGNDLLLLTNSSLLQSPDPNSPATVVTRPRWRFGNDAPQMLLKPANTWLGGFQPGTLGSTVMTVHRIPLSAPTAVQHFSMLMSQAQMYVGNDTIYLASQRQDPSSFGIDNRILSYRTMTNIHKLGATTLAWRGSADVRGTLAAGSRTTWGLQEKAGDLRVFTAIRDLQSGDTLTAGLLTVLRENSATQHLDVHASLPNANRPDPLGNAGASAQNVRLFQDRLQFLALPAPNPLFDIDLSNSDDPKIAGRLDLSAYSEYVYRLPDQKLLGFGVDATGTGATPLASEGLKLSLFDNRQVSEPVSAQQHFYFGGAASEMPLRNDPHAISVTDTGTDSIWLTTPVRLGIDATPGVTEPLSVLRMLFSRSSGRLLEAKNIPTDNPADDPIRTSDARTVIYGNQLYLFLDHGIFGNRLDSQSGLLPRLNP, encoded by the coding sequence ATGCGAGTCGTTGCTCTGATTTGTTTGATTATTGGCGCAGGCCTGCAGTCGCTGACTGCGACCGCGCAGACTCACGTGACGGCTCCGAATGGGCGGGTCGTCAGTGAATGGTGGTATCAACCCAGCGATCCCGGTTGGGGTTTGGTTTTGACCCATGCGGGCACGCAGACGGTTGTGCTCTACACCGGGTTCGACGCGAACGGACAGGATCTGTGGCAGGTCGGCGTCGGTGCGCGGAGCAATCAGCGCATTCAAGCCGATCTGTTGCAATCGCATTGGGATGCGGCGAACGCGCGCGTCGATCAACAGTTTGTCGCGGGTGCGATCGACCTTCGCTATCGCGATGCGGATCACGCTGATCTGGTGCTGACGCAAGGCGGGCAAGCCAAGACGGTTCAGATCGAACGCGTCATCAGTACGCGCCAAAGCTCGGTGGATGACTACTCGGGTCTGTGGCACAACCCGGCCCAGCCTGGATTCGGCATGGCACTGTTGACGCAGGGGCCGGTGCTGGCCGTGGTCGCAACGGCTTACGATGCGAGTGGCGATCCGCGTTGGTGGTTGGGCTACAAGCTGAGCAAGCCCAACGATCCGGCGGCATTTCCGGCCCGGCGCTTTCAGAAGCGATGCCAGAATGGCAGTTGTTCCGTGGTCGAGGCGAGTGCCGGGAACATCTCGATTCAGCCCCGCAGTGAGCGCGAGCTGTCGGCGCAACTCGCCCTGGCAGATGGCTTCTCCCAGAGTCCCAACGCGATCGTGTTCCAGGATCACGCGCTGTACGCGAATCTCGGCGAGCCCGCCTCGGGCCGCGAGCGTCCGAGCGATGCCCGGCCGTTCCACAGCGACGCTGCGTTGGAGGACTACTACCGAATGGTGCAGGCGGCGACGCCGGAATTGCCGTTTGAGTGCCTCGACTTCTCACCACTGCCGCCCGGCGCAACCGGTGGCCCTGGCGGCAGCGTGACCAGCACGCAGGAAACGAGTGTCGATGAAGGTGACTTGTTGGCCCGCAGTGGTGATCTGGTCGTGCACCGCGTTGCGAGTACCGTGTTCACGTCACCGCCAATCACCCTGACGGAGTTTCGGATGACGCGGATCCGGGATGACCGCACCGAAGCACAGACGATCCGGATTCTGCCGTTGCCCGATTGGCAGTACGCCGATTCGGCCCTGGCCCTGCCAGCAAGCAATGGGCAGCATCGCTTTGCGCTGTTGACCAGCAATCACCAGAATGGTTTCGCCATCTGTTGCCCGCAACCGGTTTCGGTCACGCCAAAAACGACCCTCACGATTGTCCGCGTGAATGCCGATGACTCAGTTGCCATCGAGTGGCAGTACACCGTCGAGGCGCGTCCGGGCGTGCTGCGTCGAAACGGCAATGATCTGCTCCTGTTGACCAACAGTTCGTTGCTGCAGTCACCGGATCCGAACAGCCCGGCGACCGTGGTCACGCGGCCCCGGTGGCGGTTTGGCAACGATGCGCCGCAAATGCTCTTGAAGCCGGCCAACACGTGGCTGGGTGGCTTTCAGCCGGGCACGTTGGGGAGCACGGTCATGACGGTGCATCGCATTCCCCTGTCGGCGCCAACGGCGGTGCAGCATTTCTCGATGCTGATGAGCCAGGCGCAGATGTATGTGGGAAATGACACGATCTACTTGGCATCGCAACGGCAGGACCCCAGCAGCTTCGGCATCGACAATCGCATTCTGTCGTACCGGACCATGACCAACATTCACAAGCTGGGTGCCACGACGTTGGCATGGCGGGGCAGTGCCGATGTGCGTGGAACGCTTGCGGCAGGTTCGCGCACCACGTGGGGGCTGCAGGAGAAGGCTGGCGACTTGCGCGTGTTCACGGCCATTCGTGATTTGCAGTCGGGCGACACGTTGACTGCGGGACTACTGACGGTGCTGCGTGAAAACAGCGCGACGCAACATCTGGACGTGCATGCGAGCTTGCCCAATGCCAATCGACCGGATCCGCTCGGTAATGCGGGCGCCTCGGCACAAAATGTGCGCCTGTTCCAGGATCGCCTGCAATTTCTGGCACTACCGGCGCCGAATCCGCTGTTCGATATCGACCTGTCGAATTCCGATGATCCAAAGATCGCCGGCCGACTCGATCTGAGTGCCTACTCGGAGTACGTGTATCGATTGCCCGATCAGAAGCTGCTCGGCTTTGGCGTCGATGCCACGGGTACCGGTGCGACGCCGTTGGCGTCCGAGGGATTGAAGCTCAGTCTCTTTGACAACCGCCAGGTGTCAGAACCGGTTTCCGCGCAACAGCATTTCTATTTCGGTGGCGCCGCGAGCGAGATGCCGCTGCGCAACGATCCGCACGCGATCAGTGTTACCGACACGGGCACCGACAGCATTTGGCTCACCACGCCGGTTCGCTTGGGGATTGATGCAACGCCTGGCGTGACGGAGCCGTTGTCTGTGCTGCGCATGCTGTTTTCACGTAGCAGCGGGCGCTTGCTGGAAGCCAAGAACATTCCCACCGACAACCCCGCCGATGATCCGATTCGAACCTCGGATGCGCGTACGGTGATCTACGGCAATCAGCTCTACTTGTTCCTGGACCACGGCATTTTCGGCAATCGCCTCGACAGTCAGTCGGGACTGCTGCCGCGCCTCAATCCTTGA
- the parC gene encoding DNA topoisomerase IV subunit A, producing MSKTPGYQSFEQVPLKDYAERAYLDYSMYVVLDRALPFIGDGLKPVQRRIVYAMSELGLDAQAKPKKSARTIGDVIGKFHPHGDSAAYEAMVLMAQPFSYRYPLIEGQGNFGSQDDPKSFAAMRYTEAKLSKFAESLLSEIGQGTVDWAANFDGTLEEPSWLPARLPQVLLNGTTGIAVGMATDIPPHNVREVVTACIRLLDDPNATVRDLCEHVLGPDYPTDAEIITPREELLKIYETGAGSVRARAVYTREDGNIVITALPYQASAAKVQEQIANQMRAKKLPLLEDVRDESDHQNAVRLVLVPRSNRVDAEELMGHLFATTDLEKSYRVNLNMIGLDGRPQLKDLRTLLNEWLTFRTDTVRRRLTFRLEKVEKRLHLLEGLRIAYLNLDEVIRIIRTEEEPRAKLISRFKLSETQADYILDTKLRQLARLEEMKIRGEMDELEEERARINSTLKSKDRLKMLVKDELRKDADQFGDKRRSPLIARAVAQALSEADLMSSEPVTIVLSEKGWIRSAKGHEIDASTLSYREGDSLRASCKGRSTQQVVFFDSEGRAYATPAHSLPSARGHGEPLTGRFTPASGARFDALIAADLNQKVLIASSHGYGFITRFENLTSRQKAGKAMVSLTDGAHVLAPALVGDSSRDRIVAVTNAGHILMFSVAELPELDKGGKGNKIIEIPKAKLGTEQLAGVTVIADGASVLIWSNGRKLTRTWNDLVELQGVRAERGSLLPRGYTRVDAIEPG from the coding sequence ATGTCTAAAACCCCTGGATATCAATCCTTTGAGCAAGTGCCGCTCAAGGACTACGCCGAGCGCGCCTACCTCGACTACTCGATGTATGTGGTGCTCGATCGTGCGCTGCCGTTCATTGGCGATGGTTTGAAGCCGGTACAGCGTCGCATCGTCTATGCGATGAGCGAGCTCGGACTCGATGCCCAGGCAAAGCCGAAAAAATCGGCGCGCACGATCGGTGACGTGATCGGTAAGTTTCATCCGCACGGCGACTCGGCCGCGTACGAGGCGATGGTGTTGATGGCGCAGCCGTTCTCGTATCGCTACCCGCTCATCGAAGGCCAGGGGAACTTCGGTTCGCAGGACGATCCGAAAAGCTTTGCCGCCATGCGCTACACGGAAGCGAAACTCAGCAAGTTTGCCGAATCATTGCTCAGCGAAATCGGCCAGGGCACGGTCGATTGGGCTGCGAATTTTGACGGGACGCTGGAAGAGCCATCGTGGCTGCCGGCCCGACTCCCGCAGGTGCTGCTGAATGGCACCACAGGCATTGCCGTGGGCATGGCCACCGATATTCCGCCGCACAACGTGCGCGAAGTGGTGACTGCGTGCATTCGCCTGCTCGACGATCCAAACGCCACGGTCCGTGATCTGTGCGAGCACGTTCTGGGCCCGGATTATCCGACCGATGCCGAGATCATCACGCCACGCGAAGAATTGCTGAAGATCTACGAAACCGGCGCTGGCAGTGTGCGCGCCCGGGCGGTTTATACCCGCGAGGATGGCAACATCGTCATCACTGCGCTGCCCTATCAGGCCTCGGCGGCCAAGGTGCAGGAGCAGATCGCGAATCAAATGCGGGCCAAGAAGCTACCGCTTCTGGAAGATGTCCGCGACGAATCCGACCACCAGAATGCCGTGCGCCTCGTTCTGGTGCCACGCTCGAATCGCGTGGATGCCGAAGAGTTGATGGGCCACCTGTTTGCGACGACCGATCTCGAAAAGAGCTATCGCGTCAACCTGAACATGATCGGCCTCGACGGCCGACCGCAGCTCAAAGATTTGCGTACACTGCTGAACGAATGGCTGACTTTTCGCACCGATACGGTGCGTCGGCGTCTGACGTTCCGTCTCGAAAAGGTCGAAAAGCGTCTGCACCTGTTGGAAGGGTTGCGCATCGCCTATTTGAATCTGGACGAAGTGATCCGCATCATTCGCACCGAGGAAGAGCCTCGGGCCAAGCTGATCAGCCGCTTCAAGCTCAGCGAGACGCAGGCGGATTACATCCTCGACACCAAGCTGCGCCAATTGGCGCGACTCGAAGAGATGAAGATCCGCGGCGAAATGGACGAGCTCGAAGAAGAGCGGGCGCGGATCAACTCGACGTTGAAATCCAAAGACCGCCTGAAGATGCTGGTCAAAGATGAACTCCGGAAGGATGCCGATCAGTTTGGCGACAAGCGCCGCTCGCCGCTGATCGCACGCGCCGTTGCGCAGGCCCTGTCGGAAGCCGACCTGATGTCGTCTGAGCCGGTCACGATCGTGCTGTCCGAGAAGGGTTGGATCCGCTCTGCGAAGGGTCATGAAATCGATGCGTCCACCCTCAGCTACCGCGAGGGCGACAGTCTGCGCGCGTCATGCAAAGGGCGCAGCACGCAACAAGTCGTGTTCTTCGATTCCGAAGGTCGGGCGTACGCCACACCCGCACATTCGCTGCCATCGGCGCGCGGCCATGGCGAGCCGCTGACGGGTCGTTTCACGCCTGCATCAGGCGCGCGATTTGACGCGCTGATCGCGGCCGATCTGAATCAGAAGGTGCTGATCGCGAGTTCTCATGGCTATGGCTTCATCACCAGGTTCGAGAATCTCACGTCACGCCAGAAAGCCGGCAAGGCGATGGTGTCGTTGACCGATGGCGCGCACGTTTTGGCGCCAGCACTCGTGGGCGATTCGTCGCGCGATCGCATTGTGGCGGTGACCAATGCCGGCCACATTCTGATGTTCTCGGTGGCTGAGCTACCGGAGCTCGACAAGGGCGGCAAGGGCAACAAGATCATCGAGATTCCGAAAGCCAAGCTCGGCACCGAACAGCTGGCCGGCGTCACCGTCATCGCCGATGGTGCCAGCGTGTTGATCTGGAGCAACGGCCGCAAGCTGACGCGCACTTGGAACGATCTGGTCGAGTTGCAAGGTGTTCGCGCTGAGCGCGGTTCGTTGCTACCGCGTGGCTACACCCGCGTGGATGCGATCGAGCCGGGCTGA
- a CDS encoding nuclear transport factor 2 family protein encodes MRYQTVLTAILIVGTSACAQMPRSGLDFEASLKAQADAWDAAIVRKDQDAIAANMAARFLAISSAGALSDRDRFIANLTSAELEIDPYTVEEFQIRRFGQAALVTGRTHMTGRYQGKPFQTDYRFTDTYVYESGRWVVANVQTTEVASQ; translated from the coding sequence GTGCGTTATCAGACCGTTTTGACTGCGATCCTCATTGTGGGCACGAGCGCGTGCGCACAAATGCCCCGGTCCGGGCTCGATTTTGAAGCGTCCTTGAAGGCACAGGCTGATGCCTGGGACGCCGCGATTGTGCGAAAGGATCAAGACGCCATCGCGGCAAACATGGCGGCGCGTTTTTTGGCGATCAGTAGTGCGGGTGCGCTATCTGATCGGGATCGGTTTATCGCCAACCTCACGTCCGCCGAACTCGAAATCGACCCCTACACGGTCGAGGAATTCCAGATTCGTCGCTTTGGCCAAGCCGCGCTGGTCACCGGGCGAACGCACATGACCGGGCGCTATCAAGGCAAACCCTTTCAGACCGACTACCGATTCACCGACACCTACGTGTACGAATCAGGCCGCTGGGTGGTCGCCAATGTGCAAACCACCGAAGTGGCAAGCCAATAA